A window from Pokkaliibacter sp. MBI-7 encodes these proteins:
- a CDS encoding response regulator encodes MSIQRLLEITLVPLVVLLFASIMMMRNITDNQQSIASFSNQRGQTQRAGEDIRNRSQDLTRLARSYINSTEPAIKQRYQQLLAITIQDHNDSSRRNLSDQEQQLLATAWDQLLKLTEIEQHAFSIAEGQVKGQGKQEAMELVLDGPYQAATDAINDAVDDLNHSLAARMQDDFQHLTNDTQNKSQVVLATLIGLTLLLLFIYLGAIRFISRPLALLRDSILRIADGQLQEVIPYQKRNNEMGAMAKGIVRLQQVYQAMETQQWVKHHVASIGSAMQQADNFTQLAQRLLTGVAPLLNTGHAAFYLHEEDERRLRLMGGYGISERKSLNQSFDIGEGLVGQCALEMNTITLTRPPQDYILIRSGTGEAIPTAIRVIPVSLNNRLLGVLELATHEEFSERTSALLDALLPVMAMSLEILERTQKTRQLLEATQAQARQMEEQARHLEEQTVELEAQQEQLAETEAWYRRLIESSPSGMLVINDNGSIELANPLAEHIFGYSDGELLGRPAEVVVPALLEELSGKAGSGSGKAINKWRRFFADQDSDDLSAHDSQGLHKQGHQVALEIALNRLPSLGGRGLCACVSIVDISSRKAMEEHIQHVNRMSDKALELTNAGYWHIPLNGRNDFNSSPRNDDLCGISNNSDDLCHRLEQDWLANIAAVDDAIAAQVRQALEDAREDRATGMDITYPYRRPSDGRQVWLHSVGFISRDARQKPCDIYGVTQDVTEQFQARQQLNEQLAFQHVLFDTVPYPVFYLDAKGHFLGFNQAYERHFAVQRETLLGHAMAELSFIDEEERERCAAECHELICSAGHVQREITVRFSDGQPHQTLYLASGFTLQDGSPGGLVGTYVDISEQKEAQRLIAEAKEEADAASKAKGDFLANMSHEIRTPMNAIIGMSHLALKTELSPRQRDYLKKIQQSGQHLLGIINDILDFSKIEAGKLYVERTSLDLYNVLDNVANLISEKAEAKGLELIFDIAQDVPNALIGDPLRLGQILINYANNAVKFTEEGEIQIVVQCLEDTEQDVLLRFAVQDTGIGIKEEQMQRLFQSFQQADTSTTRRYGGTGLGLAICKRLAELMGGDVGVDSLFGQGSTFWFTARLGKDSSRQHLAIPDVRGRRVLVVDDNDNARAVLNDMLENLQFRVDAVASGREALNAVRDAAQAGQPYDLIFLDWQMPDMDGSETARHIQTLELRNKPHLVMVTGYGREEILKRAEQVGIGDVLIKPLNPSMLFDTIIRLFGVDRADIAHERQELSHSMPDLGRLKGKRILLVEDNELNQEVAYELLSEIGLLVEIAADGKIALDKVQQRPYDLVLMDMQMPVMDGLESTRAIRALPAFAKLPIVAMTANAMQRDREQCLEAGMNDHLAKPIEPELLWHTLLQWIPATVSDIASQPGGAPTLAHPQGSEVPKLPEISGLDTKLGMRRVMGKAELYLKMLNKYLDSQSLSISQLREALVLQQRETAQRIAHTLKSTSGNIGATELESVAAELEMLLGEQLINTDHTALARAETLHSQLISELKRSLRHDETPEQSQHSSTEQREALEHLQRLLADNDAEASDYLERYNDQLRAALGTGFRDVQNAVLTFDFETALATLQQRAQTNDFSNK; translated from the coding sequence ATGAGCATACAACGCCTACTGGAAATCACGCTGGTACCCCTGGTGGTACTGCTGTTTGCCTCCATCATGATGATGCGCAACATCACTGATAATCAGCAGAGCATCGCTTCTTTCTCCAACCAGCGTGGTCAGACCCAGCGGGCCGGTGAAGATATTCGCAACCGCTCACAGGATCTCACCCGACTGGCACGCAGTTATATCAACAGCACAGAGCCCGCCATCAAGCAGCGTTATCAGCAGCTACTGGCAATCACCATTCAGGATCACAATGACAGCAGTCGCCGCAATCTGAGTGATCAGGAACAGCAACTACTGGCCACCGCCTGGGACCAACTGCTGAAACTGACCGAAATCGAGCAGCATGCCTTCAGCATTGCCGAAGGGCAGGTCAAGGGGCAGGGTAAGCAGGAAGCCATGGAGCTGGTGCTGGACGGTCCCTATCAGGCGGCCACGGATGCTATCAACGACGCCGTGGATGATCTCAACCACAGTCTGGCAGCCCGCATGCAGGATGACTTCCAGCATCTCACCAACGATACGCAGAACAAGAGTCAGGTGGTCCTTGCCACCCTGATTGGTCTGACGCTACTGCTGCTGTTTATCTATCTGGGCGCTATTCGCTTTATCAGCCGTCCGCTGGCGTTACTGCGTGATTCCATTCTGCGTATTGCTGATGGTCAGCTGCAGGAAGTGATTCCCTACCAGAAACGCAATAACGAAATGGGCGCCATGGCTAAAGGCATCGTGCGTCTGCAGCAGGTGTATCAGGCGATGGAGACCCAGCAATGGGTCAAACACCATGTCGCCAGCATCGGCTCAGCCATGCAGCAGGCTGATAACTTTACCCAGCTGGCTCAACGTCTGCTGACCGGCGTGGCGCCACTGCTCAATACCGGTCATGCTGCCTTTTACCTGCATGAAGAAGACGAACGTCGGTTGCGGCTGATGGGTGGCTACGGCATCAGCGAGCGTAAATCTCTGAACCAGTCCTTTGATATTGGCGAGGGACTGGTCGGCCAGTGCGCACTGGAAATGAATACCATCACCCTCACCCGACCACCACAGGATTACATACTGATCCGCTCGGGGACGGGAGAGGCCATTCCCACCGCGATACGGGTGATTCCGGTCAGCCTCAATAATCGCCTGCTTGGGGTGCTGGAGCTGGCCACTCATGAAGAATTCAGTGAACGCACCTCCGCGCTGCTGGATGCCCTGCTGCCCGTCATGGCGATGAGTCTTGAAATTCTTGAGCGTACCCAGAAAACCCGCCAGCTGCTGGAAGCCACTCAGGCGCAGGCACGGCAAATGGAAGAGCAGGCTCGCCATCTTGAGGAGCAGACCGTCGAGCTGGAAGCACAGCAGGAACAGCTGGCAGAAACCGAAGCCTGGTATCGCCGCCTGATCGAGTCATCACCCAGCGGCATGCTGGTAATCAACGACAACGGCAGTATCGAACTGGCCAACCCGCTGGCTGAGCATATCTTTGGTTACAGTGATGGTGAGCTGCTGGGTCGACCGGCTGAAGTCGTTGTTCCGGCGTTACTGGAAGAGCTGAGCGGTAAGGCTGGTTCCGGCAGCGGTAAAGCTATCAACAAATGGCGCCGCTTCTTTGCCGACCAGGACAGTGATGATCTGTCCGCCCATGACAGCCAGGGTCTGCACAAGCAGGGCCATCAGGTGGCTCTGGAGATTGCCCTCAATCGTCTGCCCAGTCTTGGCGGGCGTGGTCTGTGTGCCTGCGTATCCATTGTCGATATCAGTAGTCGAAAGGCCATGGAAGAGCATATTCAGCACGTCAATCGTATGTCTGACAAGGCACTGGAGCTGACCAATGCTGGCTACTGGCACATCCCCCTGAATGGCCGCAACGACTTCAATTCCTCTCCGCGCAATGATGACCTCTGCGGTATCAGCAACAACAGCGATGACCTGTGCCATCGGCTGGAGCAGGACTGGCTGGCCAATATCGCCGCGGTTGATGACGCCATCGCCGCCCAGGTACGCCAGGCGCTGGAGGATGCCCGCGAAGACCGGGCCACTGGCATGGATATCACCTACCCCTATCGCCGCCCCAGTGATGGTCGACAGGTATGGCTGCATTCGGTTGGCTTTATCAGCCGTGATGCCCGGCAGAAGCCCTGTGATATCTACGGCGTCACGCAGGACGTGACTGAACAGTTCCAGGCCCGTCAGCAGCTCAATGAACAGCTGGCGTTCCAGCACGTCCTGTTCGATACGGTGCCCTACCCGGTGTTTTATCTGGATGCTAAAGGGCACTTCCTCGGTTTCAACCAGGCCTATGAGCGCCATTTCGCCGTGCAACGCGAGACATTGCTTGGCCATGCCATGGCCGAGCTGAGTTTTATTGATGAGGAAGAACGCGAGCGCTGTGCTGCAGAGTGCCACGAGCTGATCTGTAGCGCTGGCCATGTCCAGCGTGAAATCACGGTGCGCTTCAGTGACGGACAGCCGCACCAGACGCTCTATCTGGCATCCGGCTTTACCCTGCAGGATGGCAGCCCCGGCGGTCTGGTCGGCACCTATGTGGATATCTCCGAGCAGAAGGAGGCTCAGCGTCTTATCGCGGAAGCCAAGGAAGAAGCCGATGCAGCGAGCAAAGCCAAGGGCGACTTCCTGGCCAATATGAGCCATGAAATCCGTACGCCAATGAATGCCATCATCGGCATGTCACACCTTGCGCTGAAAACCGAGCTAAGCCCCCGTCAGCGTGACTACCTGAAAAAGATCCAGCAGTCCGGTCAGCATCTGCTCGGCATCATCAATGACATCCTCGACTTCTCCAAGATCGAGGCAGGCAAACTGTATGTCGAGCGCACCAGTCTCGATCTCTATAACGTACTCGACAACGTGGCCAATCTGATCAGTGAAAAAGCCGAGGCCAAAGGTCTGGAGCTGATCTTTGACATTGCGCAGGACGTGCCCAATGCCCTGATTGGTGACCCGCTGCGCCTGGGCCAGATTCTGATCAACTATGCCAACAACGCGGTGAAGTTCACCGAAGAAGGCGAGATTCAGATCGTGGTGCAATGTCTGGAAGATACCGAGCAGGACGTGCTGCTGCGGTTTGCTGTGCAGGACACCGGCATTGGCATCAAGGAGGAGCAGATGCAGCGTCTGTTCCAGAGCTTCCAGCAGGCCGACACCTCAACCACCCGCCGGTACGGTGGCACCGGACTGGGGCTGGCGATCTGCAAGCGGCTGGCCGAACTGATGGGGGGTGATGTGGGTGTCGACAGCCTCTTCGGTCAGGGCTCAACCTTCTGGTTCACCGCCCGGCTGGGCAAGGACAGCAGCCGCCAGCATCTGGCTATCCCTGATGTCCGTGGTCGGCGGGTGCTGGTGGTGGATGACAACGACAATGCCAGAGCCGTGCTCAACGACATGCTGGAAAACCTGCAGTTCCGCGTCGATGCCGTCGCTTCTGGCCGCGAAGCCCTCAATGCCGTCCGCGATGCCGCACAGGCCGGTCAGCCTTACGATCTGATCTTCCTCGACTGGCAGATGCCGGACATGGACGGCAGTGAAACGGCCCGCCATATCCAGACACTGGAGCTGCGTAACAAACCACATCTGGTGATGGTCACCGGCTATGGCCGGGAGGAAATTCTCAAGCGTGCTGAGCAGGTCGGTATCGGCGATGTACTGATCAAGCCACTCAACCCCTCCATGCTGTTTGACACCATCATCCGGCTGTTCGGTGTGGATCGTGCGGACATTGCTCACGAACGACAGGAGCTCAGCCACAGCATGCCTGATCTTGGCCGTCTGAAAGGCAAGCGCATTCTGCTGGTAGAAGACAACGAGCTGAATCAGGAAGTGGCGTATGAGCTACTCAGTGAAATCGGTCTGCTGGTAGAGATTGCGGCCGACGGCAAGATCGCCCTCGACAAGGTACAGCAGCGGCCTTACGACCTGGTGCTGATGGACATGCAAATGCCGGTAATGGATGGCCTTGAATCAACCCGGGCTATCCGTGCCCTGCCCGCCTTCGCCAAACTCCCCATTGTGGCCATGACGGCCAACGCCATGCAGCGGGATCGCGAACAATGCCTGGAAGCAGGTATGAACGATCATCTGGCCAAACCTATTGAACCGGAGTTGTTATGGCACACCCTGCTGCAATGGATTCCAGCTACGGTTAGCGATATTGCCAGCCAGCCCGGCGGCGCACCCACACTTGCTCATCCCCAAGGCAGTGAGGTGCCAAAACTCCCGGAAATCAGCGGGCTGGATACCAAGCTCGGTATGCGAAGAGTCATGGGTAAAGCAGAGCTTTATCTGAAAATGCTGAACAAGTATCTGGACAGCCAGTCTCTGTCGATCAGCCAGCTACGGGAAGCTCTGGTGTTACAGCAAAGAGAAACGGCGCAGCGCATTGCCCATACCTTGAAGAGTACCAGTGGCAACATTGGCGCTACTGAGTTGGAAAGTGTGGCTGCCGAACTGGAGATGCTGCTGGGCGAACAGTTGATCAACACTGACCATACTGCGCTGGCACGTGCAGAGACACTCCATAGCCAGCTCATCAGCGAGCTGAAGCGCAGCCTTCGTCACGATGAGACGCCTGAACAGAGCCAGCACTCCTCCACTGAACAACGTGAAGCGCTTGAGCATCTGCAGAGGCTGCTGGCTGACAATGACGCAGAGGCATCGGACTATCTGGAGCGCTATAACGATCAACTGCGTGCGGCGCTGGGCACAGGCTTTCGCGACGTTCAGAACGCCGTACTGACCTTTGACTTCGAAACCGCACTTGCCACGCTGCAACAGCGAGCCCAGACCAATGACTTCAGCAATAAATAA
- a CDS encoding HAD family acid phosphatase: MNASTTVSAASSHAMTLRDCVLVDVDGTLATFDPDAVRHWVLGEEKHWDPFFEFMADAPPVTPIVRLVKLLQVSGQAIVICTGRPESHRQATLDWLDLHGIPYDAVYLRPLQTDHWCDEEVKSHLLEQIGNDGFQPWLVIDDRDGVVANWRKLGLTCLQCAPGNF, translated from the coding sequence TTGAATGCATCGACGACTGTCTCAGCAGCCTCTTCACATGCAATGACACTGCGCGACTGTGTACTGGTGGATGTCGACGGCACTCTCGCCACATTCGACCCCGACGCCGTACGCCATTGGGTACTTGGAGAGGAGAAACACTGGGATCCGTTCTTTGAGTTTATGGCCGATGCACCTCCCGTCACGCCTATCGTGCGGCTGGTGAAGTTACTGCAGGTCAGTGGCCAGGCGATTGTCATCTGTACCGGGCGCCCTGAGTCACATCGTCAGGCCACCCTCGACTGGCTGGACCTTCATGGTATTCCCTACGATGCAGTCTATCTGCGGCCATTGCAGACCGACCACTGGTGCGATGAGGAAGTGAAAAGCCATCTGCTGGAACAGATCGGCAATGATGGTTTCCAGCCCTGGCTGGTCATTGATGATCGTGATGGCGTTGTAGCCAACTGGCGCAAGCTGGGCCTAACCTGCCTGCAGTGCGCACCGGGGAACTTCTGA
- a CDS encoding histidine phosphatase family protein, translated as MTLSLPALLARPFVFVRHGETAPNRQGIIAGSTDVPLNAEGEQQARSASVLVSQQHWSVVAVSPMQRARQTASLLLPSASHHVIDDLRERHWGQLEGQPLAALPPYEQTPPGGESWLAFQLRVLISLNRLLEQYECPLIVAHSGIFRVIRQAVSGTPYGERIGNVQPMLIQPDAQGGWQLSPLSHPTPSH; from the coding sequence ATGACCCTTTCTTTACCCGCCTTGCTGGCCAGACCCTTTGTATTTGTCCGCCATGGTGAAACCGCTCCCAACCGGCAGGGCATCATTGCCGGCAGCACAGACGTCCCGTTGAACGCTGAAGGTGAGCAACAGGCGCGCAGTGCCAGTGTGCTGGTCAGCCAGCAACACTGGTCAGTGGTGGCCGTCAGCCCAATGCAACGTGCCCGCCAGACCGCCAGCCTGTTGCTGCCCAGTGCCTCGCACCATGTGATCGATGATCTGCGTGAGCGTCACTGGGGGCAGCTGGAGGGGCAACCTCTGGCAGCCTTGCCTCCCTATGAGCAGACTCCACCGGGAGGAGAATCATGGCTGGCTTTCCAGCTGCGTGTGCTGATCAGCCTGAATCGGCTGCTGGAGCAGTATGAGTGTCCGCTGATTGTGGCTCATTCCGGGATTTTCCGGGTCATTCGGCAGGCAGTCAGTGGCACGCCTTATGGGGAACGTATTGGCAATGTCCAGCCGATGCTGATCCAGCCTGATGCTCAGGGAGGCTGGCAGCTCAGCCCTTTGAGCCACCCTACCCCCTCTCACTAA
- a CDS encoding MBL fold metallo-hydrolase, which produces MSIRIQILSGFDAKAPAAILISTPKVRLLLDAGGPLQADQPCDWFAGIEADALILSHDHVDHIGSVGQLPSMPVYATAPVATQLPEGCLHRLLPAQGDIDIGGIRLRCGRAGHSLGGVWLHLELAGGLFYSGDFSLESRLYPFDLPPPAATALLDASYGHYQTSQQHCLESLQPLLSAPCLFPVPPSGRAIEMALWFDELGLTSWSMDNACYQALLTLLEQPAGLFAAGTYVRLQQLARQYRGFDDQARLLLAADPEGQSGEAGRLIASPTCDHQVIYTGYLPPAAQVAVKEGRARFTRWNVHPRQQDVLWLAEQLHAHRVMPLFSPLQRPQWREQLGERLWLQHDFVLE; this is translated from the coding sequence ATGAGCATCCGAATTCAGATACTCAGCGGCTTTGATGCCAAGGCACCTGCCGCCATCCTGATCAGCACACCCAAGGTACGCCTGCTGCTGGATGCCGGTGGGCCGTTGCAGGCTGACCAGCCCTGTGACTGGTTTGCAGGCATTGAGGCTGACGCCCTGATCCTCAGCCACGATCATGTCGATCATATCGGCAGTGTCGGGCAGTTGCCGTCCATGCCGGTCTACGCCACCGCCCCTGTCGCAACCCAGCTGCCGGAAGGCTGTCTGCACCGGCTGTTACCCGCGCAGGGTGACATCGACATCGGCGGCATACGCCTGCGCTGCGGCCGGGCCGGACATTCGCTGGGCGGCGTGTGGCTGCATCTCGAACTGGCAGGCGGATTGTTCTACAGCGGCGATTTTTCGCTGGAGTCCCGGCTCTATCCTTTTGATTTGCCACCGCCTGCGGCGACGGCATTGCTCGACGCCTCCTATGGCCATTACCAGACCTCGCAGCAACACTGTCTGGAATCGCTGCAGCCTCTTCTCTCGGCACCCTGCCTGTTTCCGGTGCCGCCCAGCGGTCGGGCCATTGAAATGGCACTGTGGTTTGATGAGCTGGGTCTGACCAGCTGGTCGATGGACAACGCCTGCTATCAGGCACTGCTGACGCTGCTAGAACAACCCGCCGGACTGTTTGCTGCAGGAACCTATGTCCGCCTGCAGCAACTGGCACGGCAGTATCGCGGCTTCGATGATCAGGCCCGGCTGCTGTTAGCCGCCGATCCGGAAGGCCAGAGTGGTGAGGCCGGAAGGCTGATCGCCTCGCCCACCTGCGACCATCAGGTCATCTACACCGGCTATCTGCCACCCGCGGCGCAGGTAGCCGTAAAAGAGGGACGTGCCCGTTTTACTCGCTGGAATGTTCATCCACGGCAACAGGATGTGCTGTGGCTGGCCGAGCAGCTGCACGCCCACCGGGTGATGCCGCTGTTCAGCCCTCTTCAGCGCCCGCAGTGGCGGGAGCAGCTGGGCGAAAGACTGTGGCTGCAGCATGACTTTGTACTGGAATGA
- a CDS encoding ABC transporter ATP-binding protein has protein sequence MATLIPSSDLPARGLHLHGVHKEFAGQTVVDNLNLEIEEGSFVALLGPSGCGKTTTLRMIAGFDTLSSGRISLGSTVLASDHQQLPPELRNMSMVFQSYALWPHMTVADNVGYPLKLKGYKGSDYQRRVRDALATVQMEPYAQRRPQDLSGGQRQRVALARCLASEPRVVLLDEPLANLDRHLRASMEDSFRDFHRRTGATFIYVTHDQAEAMALANRIAVMHKGQLVQWDAPEALYQRPQNAWVAGFIGQGSVVRLPLSSSERLQSSAQVQQALAALQNKPSATEEVLIRPQHVELDPAGVPATVTHCVFKGERYQFVLRLQDGQSLQAYHWQGLPTGAQIAITVRQGWRLQEQPAGSTRPSLASVA, from the coding sequence ATGGCAACGCTGATCCCCTCTTCGGACTTACCGGCCCGGGGCCTGCACCTGCATGGCGTACACAAGGAGTTTGCCGGACAGACCGTGGTCGACAATCTCAATCTGGAGATCGAGGAAGGCAGCTTTGTTGCCCTGCTCGGCCCCAGCGGCTGTGGCAAGACCACGACACTGCGCATGATTGCCGGTTTCGACACCCTGAGCTCAGGCCGTATCAGTCTTGGCTCAACCGTGCTGGCCAGTGACCATCAGCAGCTGCCGCCGGAGCTGCGCAACATGAGCATGGTGTTTCAGTCCTATGCCCTGTGGCCTCACATGACGGTGGCTGACAACGTCGGCTATCCACTCAAGCTCAAGGGCTATAAAGGCAGCGACTATCAGCGTCGGGTACGCGACGCGCTTGCCACCGTGCAGATGGAGCCCTACGCCCAGCGGCGCCCGCAGGACCTCAGTGGCGGCCAGCGCCAGCGTGTTGCCCTGGCGCGCTGCCTGGCTTCAGAGCCCAGAGTCGTGCTGCTGGATGAGCCACTGGCCAACCTCGATCGCCATTTGCGCGCATCGATGGAAGACAGCTTTCGTGACTTTCATCGTCGTACCGGCGCCACTTTTATTTACGTCACCCATGATCAGGCCGAAGCCATGGCACTGGCCAACCGCATTGCCGTCATGCATAAAGGCCAGCTGGTGCAGTGGGACGCGCCGGAAGCGCTCTATCAGCGTCCGCAAAATGCCTGGGTAGCAGGCTTTATTGGTCAGGGCAGTGTAGTGCGTTTGCCACTGAGCAGCAGTGAACGCCTGCAGTCCTCTGCTCAGGTGCAGCAGGCACTGGCGGCCCTGCAGAACAAGCCCTCCGCGACAGAGGAAGTGCTGATTCGCCCCCAGCATGTGGAGCTTGATCCCGCTGGGGTGCCGGCTACCGTGACTCATTGCGTGTTCAAGGGTGAACGCTACCAGTTTGTCTTGCGGCTGCAGGACGGTCAGAGCCTTCAGGCTTACCACTGGCAGGGCCTGCCCACAGGGGCACAGATCGCGATCACGGTCCGGCAGGGCTGGCGTCTGCAGGAACAACCTGCAGGCAGCACTCGCCCTTCCCTGGCCAGTGTGGCCTGA
- a CDS encoding iron ABC transporter permease, which yields MMTDRSSGALAAPATTGRGSGLLLGWYRRTPSAPASQQALLYTLLLIILLLSVLPSLRLLWQALQGWQQGLDAPFIRMLRSAATWTALEHSLYTSLLGTALALLLGGLFALILTLTDVRGRSLWVFLFMLPMMIPPQVTALSWLQLSGPASPLLNTLGIAPPLGSPQPLYSAEGVALLLGIQHAPLVFLALRTHLLAIPRELIEAARLSGAHQRRVLWDILLPLCRGGLWTGAAIAFVSCLGNFGIPAMLGIPASYYVLPTLIYQKMASFGADMLSDVASLSVLIGVVALTGVALQNRIQRQQALPLLGMAGRALDFQLGRWRRWMELALALTLLLILLLPLLALITSSLVPALGVPLNWHSLTFAAYQEMLSHQGATLRALGNSLLLSTVAALLLMLISLPLAYLLARRQSPLMHWLHAAIDVPYALPGVVLAIACILLFARPLPWLNISLYGSLGIILVAYLARFLAVSLKPVHSSMLQLDPALEEAAQLAGAGLLQRLFSIVLPLLAPSAFAGCLLVFLTAVNELTVSALLWSAGNETLGVLIFNLDESGDAVLASAVAVMIVALVAALMTVLNLLGRYLPQGVIPWQR from the coding sequence ATGATGACAGATCGTTCTTCAGGCGCTCTCGCCGCTCCCGCGACCACCGGTCGCGGGAGCGGCCTGCTGCTCGGGTGGTATCGGCGCACCCCGTCGGCCCCCGCCAGCCAGCAAGCGCTGCTCTATACACTGTTGCTGATCATCCTGCTGCTCAGTGTATTGCCAAGCCTGCGTTTGCTATGGCAAGCCCTGCAAGGCTGGCAGCAGGGCCTGGATGCCCCCTTTATCAGAATGCTGCGCAGTGCGGCGACCTGGACAGCGCTGGAGCACAGCCTCTATACCAGCCTGCTGGGCACCGCACTGGCCCTGTTGCTCGGGGGGCTGTTCGCCCTGATTCTCACCCTGACCGATGTGCGTGGCCGCAGTCTGTGGGTTTTCCTGTTCATGCTGCCGATGATGATTCCGCCGCAGGTAACCGCGTTGAGCTGGCTGCAGTTATCCGGTCCGGCCAGCCCGTTATTAAACACCCTCGGCATTGCCCCGCCGCTGGGCAGCCCGCAACCGCTGTACTCCGCCGAGGGGGTTGCTTTGTTGCTGGGTATTCAGCACGCGCCGCTGGTGTTTCTGGCATTACGTACCCATTTGCTGGCCATTCCTCGTGAACTGATTGAAGCCGCCCGCCTCAGCGGCGCCCATCAGCGCCGGGTCCTGTGGGATATCCTGCTGCCCCTGTGTCGTGGCGGCCTGTGGACCGGCGCGGCCATCGCTTTTGTCTCCTGTCTGGGCAACTTCGGCATTCCTGCCATGCTCGGCATCCCGGCTTCTTACTACGTCCTGCCGACGCTGATCTATCAGAAGATGGCCAGCTTTGGCGCTGATATGCTCAGTGACGTCGCCAGCCTGTCGGTGCTGATCGGCGTGGTCGCGCTCACAGGCGTCGCCCTGCAAAATCGGATTCAGCGTCAGCAGGCGCTGCCACTGCTGGGCATGGCCGGACGGGCACTGGACTTCCAGCTGGGACGCTGGCGCCGGTGGATGGAGCTTGCGTTAGCGCTGACTCTGCTGCTGATTCTGCTGCTGCCACTGCTGGCCCTGATCACCAGCTCGCTGGTCCCCGCACTGGGTGTGCCGCTGAACTGGCACAGCCTGACTTTTGCTGCCTATCAGGAAATGCTCAGCCATCAGGGCGCAACGCTACGCGCGCTGGGTAACAGCCTGCTGCTATCAACCGTGGCGGCCCTGCTATTGATGCTGATCAGCCTGCCGCTGGCCTATCTGCTGGCACGCCGCCAAAGCCCACTCATGCACTGGCTGCATGCGGCAATTGATGTGCCCTATGCATTGCCGGGCGTGGTGCTGGCCATTGCCTGTATTCTGCTGTTCGCCCGCCCCCTGCCCTGGCTGAATATCAGCCTGTACGGCAGTCTTGGCATCATTCTGGTGGCTTATCTCGCCCGTTTTCTGGCCGTCAGCCTGAAACCCGTGCACAGCTCCATGCTGCAACTGGACCCTGCTCTGGAAGAAGCAGCACAACTGGCCGGGGCCGGATTGCTGCAGCGTCTGTTCAGTATTGTGTTGCCGCTGCTGGCGCCCTCTGCCTTTGCAGGCTGCCTGCTGGTATTTCTTACCGCCGTCAATGAACTGACCGTCTCCGCGCTGCTGTGGAGTGCAGGCAATGAAACCCTGGGCGTACTGATCTTCAATCTTGACGAAAGCGGAGATGCGGTGTTGGCATCAGCGGTGGCGGTGATGATCGTCGCTCTGGTTGCTGCCCTGATGACCGTACTCAACCTGCTTGGCCGTTATCTGCCACAAGGAGTGATTCCATGGCAACGCTGA
- a CDS encoding ABC transporter substrate-binding protein: protein MSIRYVTALTLALCASTSLSAQAQDTLVLYTSQPNTDAQSTVDAFKKANPDIDVEWVRDGTTKLMTKLRAEMAADAAKADVLLIADSVSMESLKQDGQLQPYLSAERSHYDPALYDKEGYYYGTKLITTGIAYNTKAAMQPASWSDLAKPEAKGQVAMPSPLYSGAALIHLAALTNDKTFGWDYYKALKNNDTMAQGGNGGVLKALASGTKSYGMLVDYMAIREKAKGAPIDFVFPKEGVSMVTEPVAILKQAKHLAAAKKFVDFVLSQQGQQLVLSQGYIPAHNDMPVPEGFPARASIKLLPFDTALALKQAEQDKTEFADIFGAQ from the coding sequence ATGTCCATTCGTTACGTGACCGCCCTGACTCTGGCTCTGTGTGCCAGCACCAGCCTGTCGGCCCAGGCTCAGGACACCCTGGTGCTCTATACCAGCCAGCCCAACACTGATGCCCAGTCCACTGTCGATGCCTTCAAAAAGGCCAATCCTGATATCGACGTGGAATGGGTGCGCGATGGTACTACCAAACTGATGACAAAGCTGCGTGCGGAAATGGCTGCTGATGCCGCCAAGGCCGACGTGTTGCTGATCGCTGACAGCGTGTCGATGGAATCGCTGAAGCAGGATGGCCAGCTACAGCCTTATCTCAGCGCCGAGCGCAGCCACTATGATCCGGCCCTGTATGACAAGGAAGGCTACTACTACGGCACCAAGCTGATCACCACTGGTATCGCCTACAACACCAAGGCCGCCATGCAGCCCGCCTCATGGAGCGATCTGGCCAAGCCTGAAGCCAAGGGTCAGGTAGCCATGCCGAGCCCTCTGTATTCCGGTGCCGCACTGATTCATCTGGCAGCACTGACCAACGACAAGACCTTTGGCTGGGACTATTACAAGGCACTGAAAAACAACGACACCATGGCCCAGGGGGGTAATGGCGGCGTGCTCAAGGCGCTGGCCTCCGGCACCAAGAGCTACGGCATGCTGGTGGACTACATGGCGATCCGTGAGAAGGCCAAGGGTGCTCCCATCGATTTCGTCTTCCCCAAAGAAGGGGTGAGCATGGTCACTGAGCCGGTCGCTATTCTGAAGCAGGCCAAGCATCTGGCCGCCGCGAAGAAGTTTGTCGACTTTGTGCTGTCACAACAGGGTCAACAACTGGTGCTGAGCCAGGGTTATATTCCTGCCCACAATGACATGCCCGTCCCCGAAGGCTTCCCCGCGCGTGCCAGTATCAAACTGCTGCCCTTCGATACCGCACTGGCGCTGAAGCAGGCTGAGCAGGATAAAACCGAGTTCGCTGATATCTTTGGCGCCCAGTAA